One Aegilops tauschii subsp. strangulata cultivar AL8/78 chromosome 7, Aet v6.0, whole genome shotgun sequence genomic window carries:
- the LOC141026720 gene encoding uncharacterized protein — protein sequence MDLPGNKADDKFWRVKYDHEAAKKAKKVKKAAKKAAPRKKGSRPTTSELMQLSDSSESEDDTGASNPVVEEVHESRRHTRTNKDTDLSSGLPDTSRKRRTEETSPSSGDSMQSSLPAFKTAPGAQAKLTKRAKKTKSAGVPDLPEPEVTAQEPPAASAPEATIPTDKAPEAAAPTTKATTEASVNPEASSSAPPADDPDVVITRTEFVEPGRPTVLAKCSAKGELLQPHRVNLDLSDYTNLSIGELVSGYISQVHKSRDAEVAMVNQIQQKSEAAGKKLEADLADVKSRLKMQEMETRKANAKFVSSIAAQEKLKTEFDAERKAWAEEKAALVNRAEQAEKALSEKTAELSGLKRQVSQMVAAIFGASADV from the exons gcggacgacaagttctggcgggtcaaatatgaccatgaggcggccaagaaggccaaaaaggtgaagaaagccgccaagaaagccgcccctcgcaagaaaggaagcaggcctactacttcagagctgatgcaattaagcgacagctccgagtcagag gatgacaccggcgcaagtaacccggtggttgaagag gttcatgagagccggcgtcacacccggaccaacaaggacaccgacctctcctccgggttacctgacacatcaaggaagcgccgaactgag gagacctccccctcttcgggcgactctatgcagtcgagtcttccggctttcaagaccgcgcccgg tgcccaggcaaagctcaccaagagagcgaagaagaccaagtcagccggagtgccggatttacctgaaccggaggtgacggctcaagaaccgccagctgcctccgcccccgaagccaccattccaaccgacaaggcacctgaggccgctgccccaactaccaaggcaactacagaagcttctgttaacccggaggcctccagctcggctccaccagcagacgacccggacgtggtaatcacccggacggagttcgttgagccggggagacctaccgtgctggccaagtgctccgctaagggggagttgctgcagccccaccgggtgaacctggacctctccgactacaccaacctgagcattggagagctcgtctctggctacatcagccaagtgcacaagagccgggacgcagaggttgccatggtgaaccagatccagcagaaatctgag gccgctggcaagaagcttgaggctgaccttgctgatgtcaagagccggctgaagatgcaagagatggagacccggaaggcaaacgccaagttcgtgtccagcatcgccgcgcaagaaaagctgaagacggagttcgacgctgagcggaaggcgtgggccgaagaaaaggccgcattggtgaaccgggctgaacaggcggagaaggctctctccgagaagaccgccgagctctccggcctaaagcgccaagtgtctcaGATGGTGgctgcaatcttcg